The proteins below are encoded in one region of Drosophila santomea strain STO CAGO 1482 chromosome 2R, Prin_Dsan_1.1, whole genome shotgun sequence:
- the LOC120446799 gene encoding serine protease inhibitor 42Dd — protein sequence MPSEWVFLIIWLIPMASGGTTAPSLSASPIVFARNLFRALNDEVPPVNMMVSPAAARAMTLVFMGAGGKSADELRSKLILGVSNKSEVAKQHAESWSDECSCAKRGVAMRLVTRLYVNEEEKIRTDFNSMALEFFNAEADSLNYLNPEDSVKKVNKWLEKQTFYTVRNLFTPEVFNPDASVILVNSLFFRAKWDKIFPLQLTKVEDFWINPRQRMELPMMRQIGQFRYGESKKLKSQILQLPFEMSNMTMMFILPTAIDGLAKLEERLGQLDMNEVAARSLMKEVDVTIPKFRIESSVDLKVPLQKMGINSVFEAGQANLSGVFEKKSPQRISEARHKVFLNVTEFGCEVAPESDVQPEVLKKNHDRKVFKADRPFVFAIRDKKNVYFVGHFIKP from the exons ATGCCAAGCGAATGGG TATTTCTCATCATCTGGCTGATCCCGATGGCCTCCGGGGGCACTACGGCACCATCGCTGAGTGCCAGTCCCATTGTCTTTGCCCGGAATCTGTTCCGTGCCCTCAACGATGAAGTGCCGCCCGTGAACATGATGGTATCTCCGGCTGCTGCCCGTGCCATGACCTTGGTTTTCATGGGGGCCGGCGGAAAGAGTGCAGATGAGCTGCGCTCCAAATTGATCCTGGGTGTGTCAAATAAGTCCGAAGTCGCCAAACAACATGCGGAGTCCTGGAGCGACGAGTGCTCCTGTGCGAAAAGAGGAGTAGCCATGCGATTGGTCACCCGTTTGTACGTCAATGAAGAGGAGAAAATACGGACTGACTTTAATAGCATGGCCTTGGAGTTCTTCAATGCAGAGGCCGATTCTCTTAACTACTTGAATCCGGAAGATTCTGTCAAAAAAGTTAACAAGTGGCTGGAGAAACAAACGTTTTACACTGTAAGAAATCTGTTTACGCCCGAAGTTTTCAATCCCGATGCCAGTGTAATCCTTGTGAACTCCCTGTTCTTTCGAGCCAAATGGGACAAGATATTCCCCCTGCAACTTACCAAGGTCGAAGACTTCTGGATCAATCCTCGCCAGCGGATGGAACTCCCTATGATGAGGCAGATTGGACAGTTCCGCTATGGCGAGTCCAAGAAACTAAAGTCACAGATCCTGCAGTTGCCCTTTGAGATGTCCAACATGACCATGATGTTTATTTTGCCGACGGCCATCGATGGCTTGGCCAAATTGGAGGAAAGACTTGGTCAACTGGACATGAACGAGGTGGCCGCCAGAAGTCTGATGAAGGAAGTGGATGTCACCATTCCGAAATTCAGGATCGAGAGCTCTGTTGATCTTAAGGTTCCATTACAAAAG ATGGGCATTAATAGTGTTTTTGAGGCTGGACAAGCAAATTTGAGTGGCGTTTTTGAAAAGAAATCACCACAAAGGATTTCGGAAGCCAGACACAAAGTTTTTCTGAATGTTACAGAGTTTGGGTGCGAGGTAGCACCAGAATCAG ATGTGCAGCCCGAAGTCCTCAAGAAGAATCACGATCGCAAGGTCTTCAAGGCCGACCGCCCCTTCGTTTTTGCCATCCGCGACAAGAAAAACGTTTACTTCGTTGGCCATTTCATTAAGCCCTAA